In Halarcobacter bivalviorum, a genomic segment contains:
- a CDS encoding rhodanese-like domain-containing protein, giving the protein MHRVIDLSPNEVEKLIDEDIVMIDVRRDDEFRHTGIIKNAHKMTFFDMFGNCDIATWMRDFEKLVKSKDQLVVLICAHANRTRTISDFLIQNHGYTNIAHLEGGMANWLEEGKQTIFS; this is encoded by the coding sequence ATGCATAGAGTTATTGATTTATCACCAAATGAGGTTGAAAAATTAATAGATGAAGATATTGTAATGATTGATGTTAGAAGAGATGATGAATTCAGACATACAGGAATTATTAAAAATGCTCATAAGATGACTTTTTTTGACATGTTTGGAAATTGTGATATAGCAACTTGGATGAGAGATTTTGAAAAATTAGTAAAATCAAAAGACCAACTTGTAGTATTAATTTGCGCACATGCAAATAGAACAAGAACTATTTCAGACTTTTTAATACAAAATCATGGATATACAAATATTGCTCATTTAGAAGGTGGAATGGCAAATTGGTTAGAAGAGGGAAAACAGAC